One Bufo gargarizans isolate SCDJY-AF-19 chromosome 3, ASM1485885v1, whole genome shotgun sequence DNA segment encodes these proteins:
- the LHX1 gene encoding LIM/homeobox protein Lhx1, with the protein MVHCAGCERPILDRFLLNVLDRAWHVKCVQCCECKCNLTEKCFSRESKLYCKNDFFRRFGTKCAGCAQGISPSDLVRRARSKVFHLNCFTCMMCNKQLSTGEELYIIDENKFVCKEDYLNNNSNPAKENSLLSVTGSDPSLSPDSQDPSQDDAKDSESANISDKETGINENDDQNLGAKRRGPRTTIKAKQLETLKAAFAATPKPTRHIREQLAQETGLNMRVIQVWFQNRRSKERRMKQLSALGARRHAFFRSPRRMRPLVDRLEPGELIPNGPFSFYGDYQSEYYGPGSNYDFFPQGPPSSQAQTPVDLPFVPSSGPAGTPLGTMEHPLPGHHPSSEAQRFSDIMSHAPGDSPSPEPNLPGSMHSMSAEVFGQSPPFSSLSVNGGATYGNHLSHPPEMNEAAVW; encoded by the exons ATGGTGCACTGTGCTGGATGCGAGAGGCCCATCCTGGACCGCTTCTTGTTGAATGTTCTGGACAGGGCTTGGCACGTCAAGTGTGTACAGTGCTGTGAATGTAAATGCAATTTAACGGAGAAATGTTTTTCTAGAGAAAGCAAGCTTTACTGTAAAAACGACTTCTTCAG ACGCTTTGGTACCAAGTGTGCTGGCTGTGCCCAGGGAATCTCCCCCAGTGACCTGGTCAGGAGGGCAAGAAGCAAAGTGTTCCACTTGAACTGTTTCACATGTATGATGTGCAACAAACAGCTCTCCACCGGAGAGGAGCTCTACATCATCGACGAGAACAAGTTCGTCTGCAAAGAAGATTACCTAAACAACAACAGCAACCCTGCCAAAGAAAACAGTCTTCTCTCAG TGACAGGCAGTGACCCCAGTTTATCTCCTGACTCCCAAGACCCATCTCAAGACGACGCAAAGGACTCTGAAAGCGCGAACATCTCAGATAAGGAGACTGGGATTAACGAGAACGACGACCAGAACCTGGGGGCAAAGAGGAGAGGACCCCGCACCACTATCAAAGCCAAGCAGCTGGAGACCCTGAAGGCCGCCTTTGCAGCTACTCCTAAACCCACCAGGCACATCAGGGAGCAGCTGGCCCAAGAGACCGGCCTGAACATGAGAGTCATCCAG GTTTGGTTCCAGAACCGGCGATCCAAGGAGCGGCGGATGAAGCAGCTGAGCGCACTAGGAGCCCGTAGGCACGCCTTCTTCCGGAGCCCCCGGAGGATGAGACCCCTGGTGGACCGCCTGGAGCCCGGGGAGCTCATTCCTAACGGACCCTTCTCGTTTTATGGAG ACTACCAGAGTGAGTATTATGGGCCAGGAAGCAACTACGACTTCTTTCCTCAAGGACCTCCTTCATCGCAAGCTCAAACTCCTGTAGATTTGCCGTTTGTCCCTTCATCTGGACCAGCAGGAACCCCACTAGGCACCATGGAGCACCCATTACCGGGACATCACCCGTCTAGCGAGGCCCAGCGTTTCTCCGACATTATGTCCCACGCTCCAGGAGACTCCCCCAGCCCTGAGCCTAACCTTCCCGGTTCCATGCACTCAATGTCCGCAGAGGTGTTTGGTCAGAGTCCTCCTTTTTCATCTTTATCAGTTAACGGTGGTGCCACATATGGAAATCACTTGTCACATCCACCAGAAATGAATGAAGCTGCAGTCTGGTAG